One Coffea arabica cultivar ET-39 chromosome 5e, Coffea Arabica ET-39 HiFi, whole genome shotgun sequence DNA segment encodes these proteins:
- the LOC113743967 gene encoding putative disease resistance protein At4g10780 — translation MEALGNLAFDRGRKCYHLRDNLRSLEMKLQRLSNRKIDFESKVKVAERSGTKKRKREVENWFEEVAKIENEFVALKTRVEQGNLLKYAFSSGDGVEKMDKFVEQLMVQSDSDHFAELCLEASESRGEPRETIKLLGKRFCKGLETIPAWLDTNEILRIGIWGMGGVGKTTLAEHIHNHLLENTQFKVYWISVSQDFSIKKLQGDIAKHLRLDLSNVDDEGARARRLRDAFEKMEEMVVLILDDVWEDFGLDRVGIPLDALNRRLILTTRSLDVCNRMQCQSNFELKTLDTEEAWGLFEHTLGSETSSDGGLKDIAKSITERCDGLPLGIVTVAGSMRGVRDICEWRNALEDLKACSVGHDEMEKKVFRILEWSFNRLNECQRNCFLYCSLYPEDWKIKRKELIDLFIWAELMPKRNSRSEDIDEGQTILNKLIRFCLLEETKDSEGDDHVKMHDLVRDMAMRITNGNSKLKMSGVVPRFLVKSFVWRRSKVILEQKEWTEDLHAVYFHTFGSAEIEVPPGWSPNCPKLSTLLLPHFSIKRIPDSFFRHMCGLKVLNLEGCKDITELPNCVSDMVNLTALILGGCARLMSVPPLGKLKQLRDLDLSCTSIQDLPQGWESLVNLERLNLKDCQTLGLKIIPKGTFSQFHRLQLLLLPPFGKWPKYYNVYINDILTKNRGYMYYQKQLYFHQCKLGRGSNYLPDDLKSLEIVDCEGMGIRCLSDSTLSSRRARLSGLPNLVGLFYGESEPYLLPIGTFFSLKILWISECHNVKQLFTVQLLQNLQNLETLSVEDCEGLEEIATDGNRAGQGGGEGIQLTSSGATATVILPKLRRLTLNRLLQLKNICKAAMIYDSIKEIEIFDCPKVKRLPLFLPTTNGLPSPPSTLRKIRGDVEWWELLDWDSRYPKNALDPLFIAKG, via the exons ATGGAGGCACTTGGGAATTTGGCATTCGACAGAGGAAGGAAGTGTTACCATTTGCGTGATAATCTAAGGTCGCTCGAAATGAAGTTGCAAAGATTAAGCAACAGGAAAATTGATTTCGAGTCGAAAGTGAAAGTTGCAGAAAGATCAGgtactaagaaaaggaaaagggaggtTGAGAATTGGTTTGAGGAGGTAGCAAAAATAGAGAATGAATTCGTTGCATTGAAAACGAGGGTAGAACAGGGTAATCTTCTAAAATATGCATTTAGCAGTGGGGATGGAGTGGAGAAAATGGACAAGTTTGTAGAGCAACTGATGGTGCAAAGTGATAGTGATCATTTTGCTGAGCTTTGCCTTGAGGCTTCTGAGAGCAGAGGTGAGCCACGAGAGACAATAAAATTACTTGGAAAAAGGTTTTGCAAAGGTCTGGAAACAATCCCGGCATGGTTGGACACCAATGAGATCTTAAGGATTGGGATATGGGGGATGGGAGGTGTGGGTAAGACTACTTTGGCGGAACACATCCATAATCATCTCCTTGAGAATACTCAATTCAAGGTTTATTGGATTTCTGTCTCTCAAGATTTTAGCATCAAAAAGCTGCAAGGTGACATTGCTAAACACCTAAGGCTTGATCTGTCAAACGTGGATGATGAAGGAGCAAGGGCACGCAGGTTGCGTGACGCATTCGAGAAAATGGAGGAAATGGTAGTGCTCATATTGGATGATGTTTGGGAAGACTTTGGTTTAGACAGGGTAGGGATTCCTCTTGATGCACTAAATCGCAGATTGATTTTGACTACACGCTCGTTAGACGTGTGCAACCGGATGCAATGCCAAAGCAATTTTGAGTTGAAAACATTGGACACAGAGGAAGCTTGGGGTTTGTTCGAGCATACACTTGGCAGCGAGACCTCCAGTGATGGAGGTTTGAAAGATATTGCCAAGTCCATCACGGAAAGGTGCGATGGTTTGCCTCTTGGTATTGTCACAGTGGCTGGGAGCATGAGAGGTGTGAGAGACATCTGTGAGTGGAGAAATGCATTGGAAGACTTGAAAGCATGTTCCGTCGGGCACGATGAGATGGAAAAAAAGGTGTTTCGCATCCTGGAATGGAGTTTCAATCGCCTGAATGAATGTCAAAGGAATTGCTTCTTGTATTGCTCTCTTTATCCGGAAGAttggaaaataaaaagaaaggaactaATAGACCTTTTTATTTGGGCAGAGTTGATGCCAAAACGGAACTCAAGGTCAGAAGATATTGATGAAGGTCAAACGATATTAAACAAACTGATAAGATTTTGCCTGCTGGAAGAAACAAAAGATTCCGAAGGGGATGACCATGTAAAGATGCATGATTTGGTCAGAGATATGGCAATGAGGATCACGAATGGAAACTCCAAACTAAAGATGAGTGGAGTTGTACCACGCTTCTTGGTCAAAAGCTTTGTATGGAGGCGTTCAAAAGTAATACTGGAACAAAAAGAATGGACAGAAGATCTCCATGCAGTCTACTTTCATACATTTGGAAGCGCAGAAATAGAAGTTCCACCAGGCTGGTCACCGAATTGTCCTAAGCTCTCAACCTTGCTTCTTccccatttttccataaaaagAATCCCAGATTCTTTCTTTCGGCACATGTGTGGACTTAAAGTTTTGAATCTAGAAGGGTGCAAAGATATAACAGAGTTGCCTAATTGTGTTTCAGACATGGTGAATCTCACTGCTTTGATTTTGGGGGGTTGTGCACGCCTCATGTCTGTGCCACCACTGGGAAAGCTCAAGCAATTGAGGGATTTGGATTTATCATGCACTAGCATTCAGGATTTACCTCAAGGTTGGGAGTCACTGGTCAACCTTGAAAGGCTTAACTTGAAAGACTGTCAGACTTTAGGTTTAAAGATAATACCAAAAGGGACATTTTCCCAATTCCACCGTCTTCAACTGCTATTATTGCCACCCTTTGGTAAG TGGCCAAAATACTATAATGTTTATATCAACGACATCTTAACTAAGAATCGGGGTTATATGTATTATCAGAAACAACTGTATTTTCATCAGTGTAAGCTTGGTAGAGGATCGAACTATCTGCCagatgatttgaagagtttggaAATCGTGGATTGTGAAGGCATGGGCATTAGGTGCTTGTCAGAT TCGACTCTGTCATCTCGAAGAGCTAGGCTCTCCGGGTTGCCAAATCTAGTTGGTCTTTTTTACGGAGAATCAGAACCATATTTGCTTCCAATTGGCACCtttttttccctcaaaatatTGTGGATTTCTGAATGTCACAACGTGAAGCAGCTATTCACAGTGCAGTTGCTGCAGAACCTTCAAAATCTTGAAACATTAAGTGTTGAAGATTGTGAAGGATTGGAGGAGATAGCAACAGATGGCAATAGAGCAGGacaaggaggaggagaaggcaTCCAATTGACTTCAAGTGGAGCCACTGCCACCGTCATCCTTCCAAAATTAAGGAGATTGACTCTGAATAGGCTGCTGCAACTGAAGAACATTTGCAAGGCAGCCATGATCTACGATTCAATTAAGGAGATTGAAATATTCG